One segment of Alnus glutinosa chromosome 2, dhAlnGlut1.1, whole genome shotgun sequence DNA contains the following:
- the LOC133861898 gene encoding pectinesterase 2-like: MAKLLVLFVLLLAFLSPSLSSGATYNGIDWWCSKTPHPNTCKNYMGHAHVPKEKSQFKKTTVHVALEESLKAQSHNKWLGSKCRNGKEKAAWADCLNLYEETITLLNHTLDPATKSSDYDVQTWLSAALTNLDTCRAGFVELNVSAHVLPLMSNNVSALISNALSIQNGSIPPQTERYRDGFPSWLSGGDRRLLQSSSPAADLVVAQDGSGDYQTIAEALKAAVGRSGKGRFVVHVKSGVYKENLKIGSKLNNIMLIGDGLRFTIVTGSKSVGGGSTTFNSATVAVTAEGFVARGITFRNTAGPQNHQAVALRSGADLSVFYRCGFEGYQDTLYAHSQRQFYKECYIYGTVDFIFGNAAVVFQNCMIYARNPMTGQQNTVTAQGRTDPNQNTGTSILNSRVMAAPDLVPRLSSVKTYLGRPWKLYSRTVFLQSFLDTLVDPAGWLEWNGNFALNSLYYGEYKNIGPRSSTSRRVKWSGYHVITNASVASQFTVANFIAGQSWLPASGVPFILNL, from the exons ATGGCAAAACTGCTCGTGTTATTCGTATTACTTCTAGCCTTCCTTTCGCCCAGCCTGTCGAGCGGCGCCACCTATAATGGCATAGATTGGTGGTGCAGCAAAACCCCACACCCAAACACTTGCAAAAACTACATGGGCCATGCCCATGTACCAAAAGAAAAGTCCCAATTCAAGAAAACCACGGTCCATGTTGCCTTGGAGGAGTCCCTTAAAGCTCAAAGCCACAACAAGTGGCTTGGCTCTAAATGTCGGAACGGGAAGGAAAAGGCTGCATGGGCTGACTGTTTGAATCTCTACGAAGAAACCATCACCCTACTCAACCATACTCTCGACCCCGCCACCAAGTCTTCCGACTACGACGTCCAAACTTGGCTCAGCGCCGCTCTAACCAACCTAGACACTTGCCGAGCCGGCTTTGTCGAGCTAAATGTTTCGGCCCATGTTTTGCCACTCATGTCCAACAATGTTTCGGCGCTCATAAGCAACGCTTTGTCTATCCAAAATGGTTCGATCCCGCCACAAACAGAGAGGTACAGAGACGGCTTTCCGAGCTGGCTTTCGGGCGGTGACAGGAGGTTGTTGCAATCTTCATCACCCGCCGCAGATCTTGTGGTGGCCCAAGATGGATCGGGTGATTACCAGACTATCGCAGAGGCTTTGAAGGCAGCCGTCGGTAGGAGTGGGAAGGGAAGGTTTGTTGTACATGTGAAGAGTGGGGTTTACAAAGAGAATCTTAAGATTGGGAGTAAACTGAATAATATTATGTTAATTGGCGATGGGTTGAGGTTTACCATTGTTACGGGTAGCAAGAGCGTTGGAGGAGGCTCCACCACTTTCAACTCTGCAACAGTTG CGGTGACTGCCGAAGGTTTCGTTGCTCGTGGCATCACATTCCGTAACACTGCTGGACCCCAAAACCATCAAGCAGTGGCACTCAGATCAGGCGCTGACCTCTCCGTCTTCTACAGGTGCGGCTTTGAAGGATATCAAGACACCCTGTACGCTCATTCACAACGCCAATTTTACAAAGAATGCTACATTTATGGCACAGTGGATTTCATTTTTGGAAACGCCGCAGTAGTGTTTCAGAATTGCATGATTTATGCAAGGAACCCCATGACCGGACAACAAAACACAGTCACAGCCCAAGGCAGAACCGACCCCAACCAGAACACAGGGACTTCAATCCTTAATTCGCGAGTCATGGCTGCACCGGATCTTGTGCCGAGGCTAAGCTCTGTGAAAACGTACTTGGGTCGACCATGGAAGTTGTACTCACGAACGGTTTTCCTGCAAAGTTTTCTTGACACTTTGGTGGATCCGGCAGGCTGGTTGGAATGGAATGGTAATTTTGCACTTAATTCTTTGTATTATGGGGAGTACAAGAACATCGGCCCTCGTTCTTCGACTAGTCGGAGGGTGAAGTGGAGTGGTTATCATGTCATAACCAATGCCAGCGTCGCATCGCAATTCACGGTTGCAAATTTTATTGCGGGGCAGTCATGGTTGCCGGCGAGTGGCGTGCCATTCATACTTAACCTATGA
- the LOC133861820 gene encoding carboxylesterase 1-like, with protein sequence MSGDQTASPNPSMDPNQPRQIVFNPDGTMTRLLKDPETPPTSDPSLRIPVLSKDIPINQSNNTWVRLFLPSEALYNSPTKLPVVVFYHGRGFILFSPASSIFHDFCVNMAIELGVIIASIDYRLAPEHRLPAAYDDAVEALHWIRTAQGDWLIKYADFSSCFLMGGSAGGNIAYHAGLRAADEVGHLEPLKIRGLILQQPAFGGIQRTGSELRLVNDPILPPSASDLMWELSLPIGVDRNHEYSNPTVGGGSKLLEKVRVLGWRIFVSGCDGDDPLFDHQVELVKMLEHKCVQVVAHFGVGDFHGVEYKDPAKAKAWFRVVKDFISSCLEA encoded by the coding sequence ATGTCAGGTGATCAAACTGCATCTCCAAATCCCAGCATGGATCCCAACCAGCCCCGTCAGATCGTCTTCAATCCTGACGGTACGATGACTCGCCTACTCAAAGATCCAGAAACCCCACCCACATCCGATCCGAGCCTTCGTATTCCAGTTCTCTCAAAAGACATTCCCATCAACCAATCAAACAACACCTGGGTCAGACTCTTCCTTCCATCGGAAGCACTTTATAACTCGCCCACTAAGCTTCCCGTCGTAGTTTTCTACCATGGGCGAGGCTTCATCCTATTCAGTCCAGCCTCATctatttttcatgatttttgcGTGAATATGGCGATCGAACTCGGTGTGATCATCGCATCTATCGACTACCGGCTTGCACCGGAGCATCGCCTGCCAGCAGCTTATGATGATGCCGTGGAGGCGTTGCACTGGATCAGAACCGCCCAAGGTGATTGGTTAATAAAATATGCTGATTTTTCTAGTTGTTTTCTCATGGGCGGTAGTGCTGGGGGTAACATAGCCTACCACGCAGGACTACGTGCAGCTGACGAAGTTGGCCATCTAGAGCCGTTGAAGATCCGAGGGCTGATATTGCAACAACCAGCTTTTGGGGGGATCCAGAGGACTGGGTCAGAGCTGAGGCTTGTTAATGACCCTATTTTGCCACCATCTGCCAGTGACCTTATGTGGGAGTTGTCCCTGCCGATTGGGGTTGACCGTAACCACGAGTATTCCAATCCGACGGTGGGCGGTGGGTCCAAGCTCTTAGAGAAAGTCAGGGTGCTAGGATGGAGGATTTTTGTGAGTGGCTGTGATGGGGATGATCCATTATTTGACCACCAGGTTGAGTTGGTGAAGATGTTGGAGCACAAGTGTGTACAAGTGGTGGCTCATTTTGGCGTTGGAGATTTTCATGGGGTGGAATATAAAGACCCTGCGAAGGCCAAGGCATGGTTTAGAGTTGTCAAGGATTTTATATCATCTTGCTTGGAAGCATAG
- the LOC133861899 gene encoding carboxylesterase 1-like, translating into MSGDQTASPNPGMDPYQRLQIVLNPDGTITRLREIPETPPTSDPSLGIPVLSKDIPINQSNNTWVRLFLPSEALDNSPTKLPLVVYYHGGGFIICSPASSIFHDFCVNMAIELRVIIASVEYRLAPEHRLPAAYDDAVEALHWIRTAKDDWLRKYADFSSCFLMGSSAGGNIAYHAGLRAADEVGHLEPLKIRGLILHQPFFGGIQRTGSELRLVNDPVLPLSESDLMWELSLPIGVDRDHEYCNPTVGGGSKLLEKIKVLGWRIFVSGYDGDPLFDRQVESVKMLEQKFVQVVAHFGVGGSHGVEFSDPQKAKALFRVAKDFILSCSGA; encoded by the coding sequence ATGTCAGGTGATCAAACTGCATCTCCAAATCCTGGCATGGATCCCTACCAGCGCCTTCAGATCGTCCTCAACCCTGACGGTACGATCACTCGCCTACGCGAAATTCCAGAGACCCCACCCACATCTGATCCGAGCCTTGGTATTCCAGTTCTCTCAAAAGACATTCCCATCAACCAATCAAACAACACCTGGGTCAGACTCTTCCTTCCGTCGGAAGCACTAGATAACTCACCCACTAAGCTACCCCTCGTAGTTTACTACCATGGGGGAGGGTTCATCATATGCAGTCCAGCCTCATCaatttttcatgatttttgcGTGAATATGGCGATCGAACTCCGTGTGATCATCGCATCGGTCGAGTACCGGCTTGCACCGGAGCATCGCCTGCCTGCGGCGTATGATGATGCCGTGGAAGCGTTGCACTGGATCAGAACCGCCAAAGATGATTGGTTAAGAAAATATGctgatttttcttcttgttttctcaTGGGCAGTAGTGCTGGGGGTAACATAGCCTACCATGCAGGTCTACGTGCAGCTGACGAAGTTGGCCATCTAGAGCCGTTGAAGATCCGAGGGCTGATATTGCATCAACCATTTTTTGGTGGGATCCAGAGGACTGGGTCAGAGCTGAGGCTTGTTAACGATCCTGTTTTGCCACTGTCTGAAAGTGACCTTATGTGGGAGTTGTCCCTGCCAATTGGGGTTGACCGCGATCATGAGTATTGCAATCCGACGGTGGGCGGTGGATCCAAGCTCTTAGAGAAAATCAAGGTGCTAGGATGGAGGATTTTTGTGAGTGGTTATGATGGGGACCCATTATTTGACAGACAGGTGGAGTCGGTGAAGATGTTGGAGCAGAAGTTTGTACAAGTGGTGGCTCATTTTGGTGTTGGAGGTTCTCATGGGGTGGAATTTTCTGATCCCCAGAAGGCCAAGGCATTGTTTAGAGTAGCTAAGGATTTTATATTATCTTGCTCGGGTGCATAG
- the LOC133860724 gene encoding carboxylesterase 1-like, which translates to MDPYQRLQIVLNPDGTITRLLEIPETPPTSDPSLRIPVLSKDIPINQSNNTWVRLFLPSEALDNSPTKLPLVVFYHGGGFIICSTASSAFHDFCVNMAIELRVIIASVEYRLAPEHRLPAAYDDAVEALHWIRTAQDDWLRKYADFSSCFLMGSSAGGNIAYHAGLRAADEVGHLEPLKIRGLILQQPFFGGIQRTGSELRLVNDPALPPSVSDLMWELSLPIGVDRDHEYCNPTVGGGSKLLEKIKLIGWRIFVSGCDGDPLFDRQVESVKMLEHKCVQVVAHFGVGDFHGVLYKDPAKAKAWFRVVKDFISSC; encoded by the coding sequence ATGGATCCCTACCAGCGCCTTCAGATCGTCCTCAACCCTGACGGCACGATCACTCGCCTACTCGAAATTCCAGAGACGCCACCCACATCTGATCCGAGCCTTCGTATTCCAGTTCTCTCAAAAGACATTCCCATCAACCAATCAAACAACACCTGGGTCAGACTCTTCCTTCCGTCGGAAGCACTAGATAACTCACCCACTAAGCTACCCCTCGTAGTTTTCTACCATGGGGGAGGCTTCATCATATGCAGTACAGCCTCATCAGCTTTTCATGATTTTTGCGTGAATATGGCGATCGAACTCCGTGTGATCATCGCATCGGTCGAGTACCGGCTTGCACCGGAGCATCGCCTGCCTGCGGCTTATGATGATGCCGTGGAAGCGTTGCACTGGATCAGAACCGCCCAAGATGATTGGTTAAGAAAATATGctgatttttcttcttgttttctcaTGGGCAGTAGTGCTGGGGGTAACATAGCCTACCATGCAGGTCTACGTGCAGCTGACGAAGTTGGCCATCTAGAGCCGTTGAAGATCCGAGGGCTGATATTGCAACAACCATTTTTTGGTGGGATCCAGAGGACTGGGTCAGAGCTGAGGCTTGTTAACGACCCTGCCTTGCCACCATCTGTCAGTGACCTTATGTGGGAGTTGTCCCTGCCAATTGGGGTTGACCGTGATCATGAGTATTGCAATCCTACGGTGGGCGGTGGATCCAAGCTCTTGGAGAAAATCAAGTTGATAGGATGGAGGATTTTTGTGAGTGGCTGTGATGGGGACCCATTGTTTGACCGACAGGTGGAGTCGGTGAAGATGTTGGAGCACAAGTGTGTACAAGTGGTGGCTCATTTTGGCGTTGGAGATTTTCATGGGGTGTTATATAAAGACCCTGCGAAGGCCAAGGCATGGTTTAGAGTTGTCAAGGATTTTATATCATCTTGCTAG
- the LOC133860788 gene encoding carboxylesterase 1-like, with protein MSTDQTASPNPGMDPYQRLQIVLNPDGTITRRLEIPETPPTSDPSLGIPVLSKDIPINQSNNTWVRLFLPSEALDNSPTKLPLVVFYHGGGFILFSTASSLFHDFCVNMAIELRVIIVSVEYRLAPEHRLPAAYDDAVEALHWIKTAQDDWLTKYADFSSSFLMGSSAGGNIAYHAGLRAADEVGHLEPLKIRGLILHQPFFGGIQRTGSELRLVYDPVLPTSVSDLMWELSLPIGVDRDHEYCNPTVGGGSKLLEKIKVLGWRIFVSGSDGDPLFDRQVESVKMLEHKCVQVVAHFGVGDFHGVDFFDPEKAKALFKVAKDFILSCLDA; from the coding sequence ATGTCAACTGATCAAACTGCATCTCCAAATCCTGGCATGGATCCCTACCAGCGCCTTCAGATCGTCCTCAACCCTGACGGTACGATCACTCGCAGACTCGAAATTCCCGAGACCCCACCAACATCGGATCCGAGCCTTGGCATTCCAGTTCTCTCAAAAGACATTCCCATCAACCAATCAAACAACACCTGGGTCAGACTCTTCCTACCGTCGGAAGCACTAGATAACTCACCCACTAAGCTACCCCTCGTAGTTTTCTACCATGGGGGAGGCTTCATCCTATTCAGTACAGCCTCATCGctttttcatgatttttgcGTGAATATGGCGATCGAACTCCGTGTGATCATCGTATCGGTCGAGTACCGGCTTGCACCGGAGCATCGCCTGCCTGCGGCGTATGATGACGCCGTGGAAGCGTTGCACTGGATCAAAACCGCCCAAGATGATTGGTTAACAAAATATGCTGATTTTTCTTCTAGTTTTCTCATGGGCAGTAGTGCTGGGGGTAACATAGCCTACCATGCAGGTCTACGTGCAGCTGACGAAGTTGGCCATCTAGAGCCGTTGAAGATCCGAGGGCTGATATTGCATCAACCATTTTTTGGTGGGATCCAGAGGACTGGGTCAGAGCTGAGGCTTGTTTACGACCCTGTTTTGCCAACATCTGTCAGTGACCTTATGTGGGAGTTGTCCCTGCCAATTGGGGTTGACCGTGATCATGAGTATTGCAATCCGACGGTGGGCGGTGGATCCAAGCTCTTGGAGAAAATCAAGGTGCTAGGATGGAGGATTTTTGTGAGTGGCTCTGATGGGGACCCGTTATTTGACCGACAGGTGGAGTCGGTGAAGATGCTGGAGCACAAGTGTGTACAAGTGGTGGCTCATTTTGGCGTTGGAGATTTTCATGGGGTGGATTTTTTTGATCCCGAGAAGGCCAAGGCATTGTTTAAAGTAGCTAAGGATTTTATATTATCTTGCTTGGATGCATAG